The sequence TGACCGCGCCTTCACCTCTGGCACCCCCGCATTCCGCACCGGCTTTCTGGAGGTCCCGGCGCGTGGCATCGTCTCGGCCACCCGCCGGGGACGCCGGCATCGACTCGGGCTCTCCGCACTGGGGTTGTTCGGGGTGCTGATCCTGGGCGTCGGGTATCTCGTATTCGGGGTCTTCCACAGTTCGCCGGCAACGTCGCCGATGGTGGTCCGCGTGCAACTCAAGGAGTCCGGGGGCTCCTGGCAGGCCAGAACGTCACGCTCCGTGGCGTCCCGGTCGGTCGGGTGCGTCAGGTCGACCTCACCCGCGACGGTGTCGTCGCACAGGCCGAGATCGACCCGAGCGTACAGATTCCCATCCGCGGCGAAGTCCGGGTTGCCGGGCTGTCACTCGCCGGCGAGCAGTACCTCGATTTCCGGCCGAGCACCTCGTCGGGACCTTTCCTGAGCAACGGCACGGTGATCTCGGCGGACCAGACCACCACCCCGGTACCCCTGGCGAATGTTCTCGATGACCTGAGCGGGACACTCGAACAGATCGACCCGGAGAAGCTGCGAACCATCACGCGAGAACTCGGCGTGTCGCCGCAAGGGTCCGAGCGACTCGCCGACATCATCGACGGCGGCACCTTCCTGATCTCCACCCTGGATTCCGTTCTTCCCCAGACCGTGAGCCTGCTGAAGACGAGCCGGACGGTGCTCACGACCCTCGGTCAGGGGGCTCCCGCGCTCACCGCGACTTCTGCGGACCTCGACCACCTCATGGCGGGTGCGGCCCGAAAGCAGAACGGGTACCGGACGTTGCTGGCCCGCACCCCGGCGGCGCTGCGGGAAACCGACGCGATCATCGCCGACAACGCACCGACCATGGTGCAACTGCTGGGCAATCTCGCCACCGTGACACAGATGGCCTACTTGCGAATACCCGCTCTCAACGAATTCTTCTTCCCTCAGGAGCGGGACGGATCCACGCTCGGCGCATTGAGTACCACGATGCGGGACGGCGGCATCTGGGCCGCGGTGAACATCTATCCACGCAACACCTGTGACTATGGGCTGCCGCGCCTGCCACCGTCCCAACCCGATCACCCGGAACCGTATCTGTACACCTACTGCGACAACCCGGACCCGTCGGTGCTGATCCGGGGCGCGCGAAACGCACCCCGCCCGCCCGGTGACGACACCGCCGGACCACCGCCGGGAGTAGCACCCGATGCCCGATCAAGCCCCACACCGACTGGTCCGCAATCGATTCCGCTTCCCTTTGCCGGACCCGCACTACCGTCCAAGCCCTGACCACCGGAAGAACGATCGAAAGGACAATCGTGAACTCCACGACGACCAAGACTCCGCACAAGTCCTCGTCCGTGCGTCCGCCGTCCGCGCGATCCACCGCCAAGCGGATCGCCGGCGCCGCACCGTCGGCGCGCCGCGAGAAGACAGACGAGCCGACGAGCGATGCCCCGCCGACGCCGCGCCCCGACGACGAGGCGGTCGCCGTCGAATCGACAGTGCCCATCGAGGCCGCCGCCGACGGCGAGGCCGCACCCGTCGGTTCCGAGGACGAGTCCGCCACCGGTCCGAGGCGGCGTGCGCGGCTGCGTGCCGCGCTCACCGGCCGCCGTACACGTCGGGTATTCACCGTTGTTATCGCTGTGGTGGCCGTCGCCGGTGTGGCACTTGCCGGTTGGTTCGGGCTCGAATGGAAGCAGGCTCGCGACGTCGACAATGCGGCCACGGCAGCGAAGTCGGTGGCCGAACAGTACGCGGTCTCGCTGACCAGTGTGAGCGCCGACAGCGTGGACAAGGACTTCGCGACCGTCCTCGGCGGGGCCACCGGCGGCTTCAAGGACATGTACGCGAAGTCGAGTGCGCAGTTGCGTCAGTTGCTCGTCGACAACAAGGCCGACGCGCAAGGCAAGGTCATCGCATCCGGTATCCAGTCGGCAACCACCGACAAGGTGGTCGTCCTCCTGTTCATCGACCAGACCGTGCGCAACGCATCAACACCCGAGCCGCGGATCGACCGTAGCCGAGTGGTGATGACGATGGACAAGGTCGGCGACCGGTGGCTCGCTTCGAAGGTCGACCTGCCCTGACCACCGGGATGAACGTTCAGGCGGACGCGGAGGTGATCGCGATGACTGACTCCCTGAGTTCCGGTCGGCAGATCACCAGATCGGGTAGGTACGTGTCATCTCGGTTGTAGACGAGATCGGAGCCGTCGATGCGCCCGCACCACAGGCCTTTGGCCTGCGCCACCGCCACGGGTGCCGCCGAGTCCCACTCGTACTGTCCGCCAGCATGGACATAGGCGTGCGCCTCCCCGCGCACCACCGCCATCGCCTTGGCGCCTGCCGATCCCATCGCCAGCACCTCGCCACCGATGGCATCGGCGACCGCCTCGGCGAAGACCGGCGGGCGAGAGGCGCTGACCACCACGCGCGGCCGATCGCCCGCAGGCACCGAAGCGAGACCGTCGATCGGTGTCACGGGTTCGGCGTCGTCCGCGTAGGTCACCCCGAGGGCCGGCAGGGCGACCGCGCCGGCGATCAGCCCTTCGGTCGCCGACCAGAGCGCCACGTGGACCGCCCAGTCCGTGTGTCCCTCCGACCCGTATTCACGTGTGCCGTCGACCGGATCGATGATCCACACCCGCGACGCCGTCAATCTCCGCTTGTCGTCGGCACTTTCCTCGGAGAGCACCGCGTCATCGGGCCGCTCATCGGCCAACCGCGCCAGGATGAACTCGTC is a genomic window of Gordonia sp. SID5947 containing:
- a CDS encoding 3'(2'),5'-bisphosphate nucleotidase CysQ — its product is MSTDRVLACDLATAAGELLVDIRATSGLAGKELGKAGDRRSDEFILARLADERPDDAVLSEESADDKRRLTASRVWIIDPVDGTREYGSEGHTDWAVHVALWSATEGLIAGAVALPALGVTYADDAEPVTPIDGLASVPAGDRPRVVVSASRPPVFAEAVADAIGGEVLAMGSAGAKAMAVVRGEAHAYVHAGGQYEWDSAAPVAVAQAKGLWCGRIDGSDLVYNRDDTYLPDLVICRPELRESVIAITSASA
- a CDS encoding MCE family protein, with protein sequence MRQVDLTRDGVVAQAEIDPSVQIPIRGEVRVAGLSLAGEQYLDFRPSTSSGPFLSNGTVISADQTTTPVPLANVLDDLSGTLEQIDPEKLRTITRELGVSPQGSERLADIIDGGTFLISTLDSVLPQTVSLLKTSRTVLTTLGQGAPALTATSADLDHLMAGAARKQNGYRTLLARTPAALRETDAIIADNAPTMVQLLGNLATVTQMAYLRIPALNEFFFPQERDGSTLGALSTTMRDGGIWAAVNIYPRNTCDYGLPRLPPSQPDHPEPYLYTYCDNPDPSVLIRGARNAPRPPGDDTAGPPPGVAPDARSSPTPTGPQSIPLPFAGPALPSKP